gaaaaaaaaaacacctgaGAAGTATTAACATATTAGACAAGATTAATATATGAAGCaagtataaataataaaacaccTTAAGAAGTATTAGCACACTAGACAGGAGTAACATATGAAGTAAGTATAAAGGATAAAAAAACTTGAGAAGTATTAATATATTAGACAAGAGTAAGTGTTTGTGGCTGTGTCTTACTTTCAAGATGATAGCATCTCCTCTTGGGATTTCTACAAACATATCTCCAGCCACATGTTCCACATTAGGATAAGAAGGTGCTTGTGCCAAAGCACAAGTTAGATCAAAATTAATACCCTTAATGTTTGGATACTTTGAAGTAACAAAACCTAGTGTGTTTCCAACTCCTCCTCCTACATCAACCAACACATTGATTCCTTCGAAACCTTTATAAACTTCAAGAAACTTCTGCATAACTCCAACGCTGAATCCAGTCCGGTTAAAGAGTTTGCTTAGTCTTTCATCTGTGCCCATGTAATCAAAGAGCTTCAACCCACCATTGGCACGAGCAAATGCATCTCCTCCCTCTAGCACCACATCTTTCAACTGTGCCCTGAAAAAGTTTGTAAAAGAATAAAccatttttgtaaattatacTCCCTATGTTTCataatgtaaattattttacatgtaATAAAGTTATtacactttaaaattttaatttaagatataaactagatatattttaataaataaaaaacagcaTAATTTGGTTGGTCGTACAATaaccaataaataaaaaattgcataaaatgtgaaaataactaatatttagaagaaaaaaaattcaacaacttagattatgaaataaaaaagagaaTACAGAAACTGTAAATAAATCAAGAAAGTAATTATTACCATGTGTTGAGGAAGACACTATCAAGTTCAAGAATGAACTGAGAAGCAAGTGTCCCCATTTCTTCAATATTGTATCTCAAGAAATACTTACAAATGGGCTCAGCTTTGTACACCCTCTCGCCGTCTACTATCTGACACTTGACCATTGAGTAACTGGCGAGTAAACGAAGCATACGGTCCAGTAAAACCGGTGCTTCAGGGTTACTAGGCGGTGTGGGAAGCCGAGTAGCTATCTCAGACGGTTTGAGGAACGATCCAGATCCATTGACGTCATCACGAGCAGCTAAGTAGAGAGCGTCGATGACACCGAGCTCAATGGCGGCTTTGAAAACCATGGGGAAGGTAATGTAATTGGCTAGCCTCACTGCCctcaaaccaagctcggtctcatcatctccattaatCTCATTCATGGTTTTAGGGTCTACAAGGTGTCCCATTATTGATTTTCCTTTCTCCTCAGTGAAGCTAATGTTCTTAgatgaaaagaaagagaagaggatATGTTTTCTCTAGATGCATCTTTGTGCTTCCTTTTATAGGCGAATAATTTATTAAACCTCATCGATGTCTATGATAATTTAATTGTAATTATTTTGATGTAAAactaacataaaataagtaaaagagAAGGGGATGATCTTCATATGCATAAAATATTAAGcattatttatcttgttttatttgcTTTGACAGTCCACTATGGATGGCCGAAGAGTAGTTATTTTGAATATTAGCCTAAAATAGTTGGCAATCACATCACTGAGGACTGGGGCGGACGCAG
This Brassica napus cultivar Da-Ae chromosome C6, Da-Ae, whole genome shotgun sequence DNA region includes the following protein-coding sequences:
- the LOC106354648 gene encoding indole glucosinolate O-methyltransferase 5; the protein is MGHLVDPKTMNEINGDDETELGLRAVRLANYITFPMVFKAAIELGVIDALYLAARDDVNGSGSFLKPSEIATRLPTPPSNPEAPVLLDRMLRLLASYSMVKCQIVDGERVYKAEPICKYFLRYNIEEMGTLASQFILELDSVFLNTWAQLKDVVLEGGDAFARANGGLKLFDYMGTDERLSKLFNRTGFSVGVMQKFLEVYKGFEGINVLVDVGGGVGNTLGFVTSKYPNIKGINFDLTCALAQAPSYPNVEHVAGDMFVEIPRGDAIILKRMLHDWNDEDCAKILKNCWKALPENGKVIIMELVIPDEAESKDVQANIAFDMDLLMLTQLSGGKERTKAEYEAMAANSGFASCKFVCPAYHLWVIEFSK